Part of the Quercus robur chromosome 5, dhQueRobu3.1, whole genome shotgun sequence genome, TCCAACAATGACCCGCGGCTTTCACACTCGAATCTGTGCAAATCCAGACACCGTTTCAGGAAACTAAGCGTACCACTCGATCCAGCGTGCCCCGATatgcaaaacccaaaaatttcaagcccAGAAACGGCCGCATCCGCCTCCATGCGCCGCCACAGATTCGCGACGACCCGCGGCCTAAACCTTCAAATCTGTGAAAATCTGCCTGTGATTTTACAAAACTGACCATACAGGGGTCTTGAACGGCCTTGTattaacaaaacccaaaaatttgaGGCCCAAAAGTCCAAGCACGCGCCGCCAAAAGATTCGGCGGCGCGGCCTTCAGTCCCACGCGCCGATTAGGACCGCTAGAACTCGCACGTGCCACACGAGTCCGATGACGTCATGGATGACGTCATCCTCCACACGTGCCACACGCGTCCAAGAGCAGTGACGTCATCCGTGACGTCACCACCCACTACGGTCTGACCCTTTGACCCGGTTTGACCCGGATTCGAAccgccttaaaaaaaaaaaaaaaaaaaaaaaaaaaaaaaaaaaaaagggaaagagaaaatgCTTGGACCAAGCAGACTTTTGACCTTGaccagaaaatcaaaattttcaaaacggaCTTGTCTCACTCAATTTTTCGagtacattccgattttgggaCCCATTTCTTCATTCGAAGTTCAGAAATTGTGCAAacgtccaatttccaaaaaagttgacttttgtgcaaatattgaccagaaaatcaaaattttcaaaacggaCCTATCCCACTCAATTTTTCGAGTACATCCCGATTTtgggacccgtttcttcattcgAAACTCAGAAATCGTGCAAAcatccaatttccaaaaaagttgacttttgtgcaaatgttgaccaaatgtcaaaatttttgagatggacctatcttgctcaatttttcgagtacattccgattttggAGTCCGTTCCGTCATTTGAGActtgaaaattgcaaaaatgacTCAATTCCAAGTGTTCAAAACTTAGGCCTTTAagatcaaaatttgagattcatccATTTAATTGGGATCCCCGTAGGGTTATTCTCTAGATTTCATCAAGACTTGCCTTTCAAAGTACAAATGAACTTTCACAAGTGTGTCTTAAAATTACACTAGGTCATTAGTTCAATCTGCTATTCCCGTTCGGTGCCTACCAGTCTCCAATTTACCATTCCCGTTCGGTGCCTACCATTCCCACCTACCATTTCCACCTACCGTTCCCACCTACCGTTCCCATCTACcattctcaccaaaaattctcaactaCCATTCTTAACTACCTACCTACCATTCTTCAtctctctactataaataggagggccgggttcatcaaaaactcatccaaaaaaaaaaaaaaaacactgaatcatgaaatgaagatttgccTCTTTCAGATTTTCAAGTCCTCATTTTCACAGCCATTTCTCACTATGGCCTCATCATTCTCAACACCTAGCAACCGATTTTGCTTCATAATCGGTTTGAGATCAACCCTCCCATGGGTCGGTCGAAACCCTATTTACAACATCATTGCAGTTTTGAGATCCAAACAAACTTTGTTTCTCCACTTAACAACCACCTTTGTCCATAAAATTACTCATAACAAGGTCTGCATTGCGGTTCCACGTTTCCTTGGACTTGGTTGGCCAGGAAATCCAAGTCCGGCAGACACACCTGTTCCTAACCTCAGGGCTCCTGTAGTCTCTTTCCAATTGCTTGGTCTTCCAGCAGCAGCAGTGGTTCGGAACAAACAACAACTTGGCTGGTTTCTAAGACCAGAATCACAAGTTGGttccatctttcatttttctgtgCTTTTCCAACAAGAGGCAGTAGATGAAGATGGTAAAAAGTGTTGGGGTATCCTACAAATTGTTGTCCATCCAACACTTAAAACAACCTCCAAGGCGCCAGCTCATCAGAATTCAGCTTTTGGTGCCGGTAAATGGTCATCAAAGCTTTATTCCATGTCCCCACTACTATGGGACCCAAAGGTCATCGTTGCTGGTACCTCAAAACTCATTTTCTGAAATtactccaacttaaaatcaGCTTGAAGGATTTCAGAAGAtactcttctgaaattacttcaacatAACGTCCGTCAGCATGGTCCTATTACACAGGCGCATTCGATTACTTGCTGTCGGACCCCATGCAACACACAGTCAGTCCCATATTCAAAGTTGTACTTCCCATAAACATCTACACCAGAAAGGTCCCAGCATACAAGGCCAGCACCATGGTGGTGTATGCTTTGCCCATTTGCTTTGCTTCATTTCCATCTTCTTCGTTGCCACTACCAGCATACCCAGAATACATAAgcttctgaaattacttcaacttaacttGAGTGATACAATTATGCAGGCGCACTCAACCACTTTCCCACCTGTCCTCGTTGTAATCCAAAGCGTGATCTTCTGAAATAACTTCACCAGAAGTTCTTAAAAACACGAGGTTAGTTCCATGACCCTGCATGCTGTATCCAGCCACCATTCTCTCATCTTCCCCATCTTCAACATCTTGTGATCGCCGCCAACGATCCAAAATACTCTTCTGAAAGTACTTCAACTTAATCTTATCCTTCTGAAAGCTCTACCACCTTCAAcagctccaccaccttcaacagtTCCACTACCTTCAACTACTTCACTTAAAGAGTCAAGtaccaaaaatccatttttcgaAACTCATTCCCACACCACACTCCGAGATCGTGTGTATGAACGAGTCTcgagggggcatttgtagagagggaaaatttccgacctatcacaagctgacacatcacattaccaagtccacaaaatacagccaattacagaaCACCATGTATtactgctaggttttgctatcactattcagaagccaacagaaatttgccaagtgtcatgcaagagccaatcacgcagcagcgcacgtgtaagcgatgactcaagcagcctcgcacgtgtaagcgatgactcaagcagcctcgcacgtgtaagcgatgactcaagcaactTCGcatgtgtaagcgatgactcaagcggaccaatcaagctgtgacatgtgtcaccaatcaagctccgccacgtgtcgctcacccaccccaaaactcctataaatagaagccttcctgagacatttagggggaccagaattcagaagtgaaaaagctctgcgaagatcaagcctcaaagccttcaagaacttcaagaacttcaaccccaaaatcgaagaacattcgaagcagaatcatccagatcatctgcTTAGATCTTAAAGTTCACGGGAATCAAGCCAAAAgtgtccgaaaacatcaacaaatcacaaatcagtgaagctcaacggattcaagcctctaaagctccgaagaacttccaccacaaaccttcgaagacgaagaacacgaagaacacgaagaacaaaggatttctaaacaagctcatagccagagattcattgtaattctgtttcagtaatcttcgatccatccctcaaccaaattgaaggatattttgtgttcaagtcaaaaccacattaccacaaatccaatcaataaatcttgcaaggagatcgaatcagaggatcactcttttgtaatttcagagaattgtaccacacaatcataaatacaaattcgcatttgtgaaactattttacttgtttgatttatttcgaactagaaatttagtcgcttacaattGGTCTTTAATTGgattaaataaaatgaattatatattaaaatcccattgaattaatttttttaatctatttaagACCTATTGAACATTCATTGTTATTGCATTCGGCCAAATAAAATACTTTACATTCTCTATGTTTTGGGTAATTCACAATTTCCTCACTTATCTTTGAAACCAATTAATTTTCCTCTTTATCTACATAGTAAAAATGTAGTTGTTACACTTTATCAACATGGGTCATTCTATTTCCATTGTCTCTATCATTTTCCTACATCAATTTTATTTCCTTACTTTAGTTTCAACATATGTTCTTTTGGGTTGGTGAAATATATATTGCCTAGTACATTGGGTACGAGCATCCTTCTGTAAAACCTTTACGAACAaacattttgttatttttgtaaaaGCGGAAGCTTTAATACCAATTTCTTAAGAATGACAGAAGTGTAAATATCTATTTGTTGCATATATAACCAAATAATAATGGGTAGTTTTACTCACTTTTATTACATGGTTCAGCTTTTGGGCCATGGGCTATGAAGTgttgagaagaaaattttactaACAAAAGTAGGAGATTACAAAGCCAAAAATCTTTCAATCACCAGAATCAAGTGACTAGAGAAACCTTAAAATCTCAGGATCAAAGTCACCGCTTAGAAGTTTATACAAAAATACCAAAGAATAGAGAAGCCTATTCTAATACTGCGACACTAATATaattgactatatatatatatatatatatgtatgtatgtattagTTCTTGCCGCAGTACAAGTGCCCTATAAGGAATAATATTCCTTAAGTTGTTTAAGGCAAAATGCCTACTCAATTGGAGTCCATTACATGCCCAATATAAAAGTATAACTTGGGAAGGAATAAAACATATGTGACACAAGTTGATGCACCTCAAATTTAAGCCACCAATTATAacaattattatcattatttccaaaaaaaaattaaaagaaacccCAAGTTTGAACATCCTCAAAATACATTAATTAAACTGTTTCCCAACAAACACATTAATTTCGAATAGTTGTGAGTCGGAACATGTCTGTAAAAGCATTCCAACAAATGCCAAAAGGAAAGGTGGGTTGTAGTTTCCTCCCCAAACGGatttaaaacattttccttttagtAAACTACAATTGCAGGACGCTTAGGAACTTAAAGAGATCTCTCATGATTCACTGGTCAACTAAATTGGGACAACATATAGAATTAATACATACTAGGAAAGTGTTACGTTCacagtattttcacaatatttttacaacaaatcataagtggttagttgttattggttttaatttgaacctacaactaaaataacttttttgctCCACTAATAACAACCCGTAAGAATCtatcacttaggatttgttacataagagcatctccaacagattatttaaatttttgtattatttggacAATGAATAGTGACATTTAGCTTTTACTTACctacttttttaaatacattttccAATATATTCTCTATCCTTTTCtccatctcatttaaatatcatttcttcatttattcttcattcttttttttatcatcatataTTCTTCCTATATTCAttcccaacaattatatttttcaatgaaaattgttatatccacaatattttttgtaatactttcacaagaatcacatcaaaatcttatgtggaaagttgttactagttctaatttgaacccaccgttgaaattatttttttacttatcaatattagctaataacaatctattatttaagatttattgtgaaaatattgtagtaacaTTTCTTAATTgccatttcttattttttatattatttttcctttcttaatttcatccatacgttcctttttttttttttttttcttttttctcttggttttttcTCCACCGCACACGTATCCCACTCCTATCTCTATCTACCCTTCTTTGTCTTTCTCTAGTTCATTCTAGATCACTTTCTTcaactatctctctctctctttctttctctagctctctttttttttactttttctatttctacttGATTCTAGAACACTctaataggccaaaaacaaattgaccccctatgataaattaattgattaattagccaagtttattaatttatcaaattaacatgcaatgtacgTGGCAGCATAAAcgaatcaccaattaaactaagtatgcaacggaaaataaattgacatggtgatttatttacgaatggggaaaacttacaTGACAAAAATCccactaggtgattttaaggtcaccacttccgagaatctactattatcaaaacaagcggttacaagtaaagaaatctcagTACTTTAttccaacctacaattgaacccttactccaatacccaattggacttgtgatgtagtgacaatctctccttgtaatgtatggcttccagtacgtgactaactaattgcgtGAATCCCAATACACGACTTCAATAGCCAattagagaaggttgttggctgcaaaattcttcagttcatcacacgataaagatcgagaagctccttggttataaaaccctacggtgcacaaataCAACAGCTTCTttacaagaaagatgaactagggcaaattttgtctccggtcacaatttgcttgaacaaacttgttcaacacttgtgcaacttgtgttaCCCTTGACGgaccttaaaataatcattttatatgtttagggttgtgagaaaaaaaagcccaaatacaCAATCATGGATTGAATGAAAAACAGTCCTGAAAAACTGAACTTTATAAATCTTAACAAATACCTATCTGTCGAACTGCTGTTGAGCCATAGGCtagaacagctcttcaaggctCAATAGattgctagctgtcgagttttaatgaacaacacttttcacacttgaatcttagacagacttgcatggttttaacacttgaatttgaaaccttatttcttgaagtattaaacggcattctccttttttttttttttttgtcttggtttgattagttttattttatcgTTCAGATTTCATTAGGTTTATGAGAAAgattgtttttgtgtttcaaatctttcgattgggttttgtgtttttatttcaattttttttttttgagaataaaaaatctcataattgatagcacaaaatttatttaaagggTGGTATAACAAGATCCAAAATtctccaaaattttaatataccatgcctttttcaaatttgagtagGTGCAATGCACCCACTCAACAATATGTGGCTCCGCCACTTATAAGATAGAAGGTCTTCCGTACTTATTAGTTAtggccttttcttatttttgtcattttatacgCCTCATTGCCTATATAAAGCAGTCCAAAGTAGGTTTCGAAAATCCATCGACACTGCATTCCTCAACTCAaactttcttaatttttccttttaggtGATTCCATCACTATGGATTGTAAGAAACAATTGCAATCTGTGCTGCGAACTTCATCATCCGAGATGAAGCCTCAAGCCAATGATATCGTACATGAACGACGATCTGCCAATTATAAGCCAAACATATGGAACTATGATTACTTACAGTCTTTTTCTAGCATATACGACGTAAAAATCAtttctaaatattttctatGAGAATATTATCGTGATTAAAGTTCTTGTGCCACAACTTTTACAACTTTTATACGGTTAATATTTAGTAAACGTTTGTCCCTTTCATAAAGActtactatgttttttttttttacaactttgaTGTTGTGTCAATAAATTCTCTCATCTTCTATTTCGAAAAATAATTATGGCTTATTTTTCTGTTCTATTTCATACTCTACCATAGAGAAATGATAATAACTTCTTATGCAATTAATTTCTATAGTGTAAAATATGATTGTTgttgtatttgtttctcaaattgtAACTCATCAATAGGGAATATAAGTGCGTGTAAATAGACTCTAAGTATTCAAGTTATTTCATTATGGACACAGTATTTTTCCAAATCAGTTTAAAGgaattttttccttcttgttaTATGAGGATTTGTAAGATCATTGACATGTCATATTTAAAAACTTTATGACTTAATGAATATGGAGGTCGTTGGAATTTCGTTTCCTAAACTCTATCCTTTAATTATTGTCCATTCTCATCTTTAGAGAGCCCCTCTGCACGTAATTTTCACTAACACAATTAAGATTTGGGACGATGGTGTTTTTGCAGGGCCAAGAATACGAAAGACAGGTACAGAAACTTAAAGAAGATGTAAGGATAATATTTGCGAATGCAGTGGACTCTGTGGCAACGTTTGAGTTGATTGACAGCGTAAACAAGTTAGGCCTAGCAAAGCACTTTGATATGGAAATCAAAGAGGCTCTAGACACCATTGCATCCACTAAGAAGAAAATTTCTAGTCCAGAAGAGGATCTCTACACTACTGCACTATGCTTTAGGCTTTTTAGGCAGCATGGCTATGAAGTTTCTCTAGTAATCTTCGAATTTAAATCATGTCATTTATGTAGCCAATTCTAACTAATCCGTTGAAAATCCATAACTGACCCCAAAAAACTTAGAAATTAAAACTTGGTTGTTGTTTGAAGTCCTAATATCTAACACCAGTACATTCTGTGCAATTCAGATATGTTTAGAGGCTTCATGGATGAAAAAATTGGTTTGTACAGagaaaacacaaacataaatattaaagaAATGCTTGAGCTTTTCGAGGCTTCACACTTGGGTTTAGAAGGTGAAAACATTCTGGATGTGGTTAGAGAATATTTCTCAACTGCAACTCTCAAAGAAAGCATTTCCAGTTTAGACAGTGACCTTGCCAAGCAAGTGGTTCATGTTTTGGAACTTCCATCACAAAGGAGAGTACAGTGGTTTGACGTCAAATGGCACATCATTTCATATGAGAAAGACAGTCACATGAACTCTAGCTTACTTGAACTTGCTAAACTTCATTTCAACATAGTTCAAGCCATACTTCAAAAAGATCTAAGGGAATCATCCAGGTAGCTTCCAAAGAATAATGTGAtttgtgaatatatatacatatatgttatACACCAAACTCACTTTGCATTGCACAAAATATTAATtggcatgaagaaaaagaacttAATTACTTGTACCTTGTGTTATTTAGGTGGTGGAGAAATCTGGGGCTCACAGAGTATCAAGATTGCAGCTCACATCAGAAAGACAGAAAAGAGataaagcaaaagaagaaagcaaCGAAGAAATAAGTTTTCTGTCTAAACGACATTAGTGTagtgttgttgttgtagttttgtattttctatATGTAAAACTACTTGTAGCTTTCAATGTATTTAAGTTGGAGGAATTTCACATGTGGAATAACAGACTCCTACACGTGCCGTAACTGATTTTGGGTTGTAACTGATTTGGGATATTTTTCCAGGTCTCTGTTTTAGTATTTAGACGCAGAGCTTGTACAGATTCATTATTGAATTGAGAtcataattttcattctctctctctcgcataTTATCTTCTCCTTCATAGTTTCTGTATTTTATTATATGGTATCAAAGCTTGAGCCTTTATCAATGGCGTCAAACACAGAAACTACCTCATCTACTTCTTCACACCGCGAGCTTTCTCCAATGGAAGATCCTCGCAGTCCATTCTTTTTGCATCATGGTGAATCTCCTGGTGCGATCCTCGTTGCTCCACACCTGACTGAGGATAATTATCCAACCTGGTCTAGAGCAATGATAATGGCTTTGGATGCTAAGAGCAAACTTGGCTTTGTTGATGGCTCCATCACTGTTGCAATGGCGATTACACCGCTTGAGAAGCAAGCTTGGTCAAAATGCAACTCGATGATCTCATCTTGGATCTTAAATTCTGTTTCACCTCACATCAAAGCTAGTGTTATTTACAGAGACACAGCTCGTGCAGTGTGGAATGCACTCAAGATCCGTTTCCAACAAGCAAATGGACCAAGAATTTCTCAGCTCTAGAAGCAGATTTCCAGTATAATGCAAGGAGATTCTACAGTAACAACATTTTTCACTGATCTTCAAGCTACTTGGGATCAACTGTTGAATCTCAGGCCCTTGCCAAGCTGTTCATGTGGCAAATGCACTTGTGGAGTAAATGATAAGATTACACAGCTTTATCATCAAGACTCAATAATGCAATTTCTCAACGGATTGAGTGATTGTTATTCACAAGTCAAGACTCAAATCCTTATGATGGAGCCTGTTCCATCAATAGATAAGGCTTTTTCATTGGTAATCCAGGAAGAAAGGCAAAGGTTTTCAACCTTTAATGGTACTCCTTCTATTGAATCAGCTGCACTTGATGTTAAGAACCAAGTCTTCAATCAAGGTTCTCCTTCAAACAATAGCAATGGTAGAAATTTCAAGGGCAATGCTGGCAAAGGAAGACCTGTATGCAGCCACTGTGGGAAGCTTGGACACATTATGGAAAAATGTTACAAACTTGTTGGATTTCCTCCAGGTTACAAGCAGAATGGATGGATGGCCAAGGCTAATCAGGTTATGGTAGATGATACCCAAGGTCAATCTGAATTTTTGCAGCAGAATAATCCCTTCCCTTTCACTTCAGAGCAGTATCAACAGTTGCTCTCTCTACTGAATTCTCATGCATCCACTTCTGGTAATTCCAATGATGCTATAGCCACAGCCAATTCTGCCATTTCAGGTAATCTTTGTGACTCTTTTCATGATTCTGTCTGCCTAAGTATGCAACATTCCATTTTTGCCAATAATCCAGCTAGTAAAACAATCTTTGATAGACAAACTTGGGTCCTTGACACTGGGGCAACAGATCACATTGTCCATTCTGTCAATTTGTTCACTAAAATCACCAATTCTGTCTCATCATTTGTCCAATTACCTAATGGTGAAAGAGTTCTTGTCACACACATTGGCACCATTCAAGTGACAGCCAGCCTTATACTTGAGAATGTGTTATGTGTTCCTGCCTTCACTTTCAATTTGATCTCTGTGAGTCAATTGACAAAAAGATTGTCTTGttgtttcattttcttgtcaaatTTGTGTTTTATACAGGACCTTTCTTGTTGGAAAATGATTGGAGTGGGTAAACTACATAACAACCTCTACTTGCTATCTACAACTCCTTGCAAATCTGATTCTGCAGCTTCTTCCATTTTAGATTCTGTTTTTGGTACTTTTGTCAATAATATTTCTAATGTTCCTGTCATAACCAAGCCATTTCTTTGGCATCTTAGACTAGGACATGCTTCAGATTCTAAGCTTCATGCCTTACATGATTGTATACCTGATGTAA contains:
- the LOC126728784 gene encoding (E,E)-alpha-farnesene synthase-like — encoded protein: MVFLQGQEYERQVQKLKEDVRIIFANAVDSVATFELIDSVNKLGLAKHFDMEIKEALDTIASTKKKISSPEEDLYTTALCFRLFRQHGYEVSLYILCNSDMFRGFMDEKIGLYRENTNINIKEMLELFEASHLGLEGENILDVVREYFSTATLKESISSLDSDLAKQVVHVLELPSQRRVQWFDVKWHIISYEKDSHMNSSLLELAKLHFNIVQAILQKDLRESSR